In a genomic window of Bacteroidota bacterium:
- the miaB gene encoding tRNA (N6-isopentenyl adenosine(37)-C2)-methylthiotransferase MiaB — MKKKQVYIETYGCQMNTADTELVMGILNNNGYDLADDVLSADVVFLNTCSIRENAEQRIYGRLGNLKTLKDKKPDMVVGILGCMAERLRKNLIEEKKLVDMVVGPDEYRRLPEFLDVVYSGGKGIGVKLSRTETYDDIMPYREEGLQAWISVMRGCDKFCTFCVVPYTRGRERSRSLESIVKEVEQLSMKGFREVSLLGQNVNSYDDNGSDFADLLAAVAGVDSGMRVRFTTSHPQDLSDKLLETIAGYDNLCNYIHLPVQSGSNRILELMNRTYTVEHYLNLIEKARKIIPGVSFSTDIITGFPTETLEDHLMTLELMDKVKYDGAYMFKYSPREGTKAYRMGDDVPEEVKTRRLQQIIELQQRHSLELNNLMIGKSERVLVEGFSKKSDKFFAGRTDTNKVAIFPVDENISTGDYVDIKIDRVTSATLFGEVVTVFEKYQASAV; from the coding sequence ATGAAGAAAAAACAAGTATATATTGAGACATACGGATGTCAGATGAACACCGCCGACACAGAACTGGTGATGGGCATTCTGAACAACAATGGCTACGACCTTGCAGATGATGTACTATCAGCAGATGTGGTTTTTTTGAACACATGCAGCATTCGCGAAAATGCGGAACAAAGAATTTACGGGCGTCTGGGCAACCTGAAGACATTGAAAGATAAAAAACCCGACATGGTTGTCGGAATTCTCGGATGCATGGCAGAGAGACTCAGGAAGAATCTTATCGAGGAGAAAAAACTTGTCGATATGGTGGTTGGTCCCGATGAATACAGAAGACTGCCCGAATTTCTCGATGTTGTTTACAGTGGCGGAAAAGGAATTGGAGTAAAACTTTCGCGCACCGAAACTTATGACGACATTATGCCCTACAGGGAAGAGGGTTTGCAGGCTTGGATATCAGTAATGCGGGGATGCGACAAATTTTGTACCTTCTGTGTAGTTCCTTACACCCGCGGAAGGGAAAGAAGCAGGAGTCTTGAGTCGATTGTGAAGGAAGTGGAACAACTTTCGATGAAGGGATTCAGGGAAGTGTCGCTTCTCGGGCAGAATGTAAATTCATATGATGATAACGGCAGCGATTTTGCCGATCTTCTGGCGGCTGTTGCCGGCGTTGATTCGGGGATGAGGGTAAGGTTTACGACATCGCATCCGCAGGATCTTTCCGATAAACTGCTTGAGACCATTGCCGGGTATGACAATCTGTGCAACTATATTCATCTTCCTGTTCAGTCCGGTTCGAACAGAATACTTGAATTAATGAACCGGACATACACTGTGGAGCACTACTTAAATTTGATAGAAAAAGCCCGAAAAATCATTCCCGGGGTAAGTTTTTCGACCGATATAATTACCGGTTTTCCGACTGAAACACTCGAGGATCACCTGATGACACTTGAGCTGATGGACAAAGTAAAGTATGACGGAGCCTACATGTTCAAGTATTCTCCAAGAGAGGGTACCAAGGCATACAGGATGGGTGATGATGTGCCTGAGGAAGTGAAAACAAGAAGATTGCAACAGATAATAGAACTGCAGCAGAGACACTCTCTTGAACTCAACAATCTGATGATTGGGAAGTCTGAAAGAGTGCTGGTGGAAGGTTTCTCAAAAAAGAGCGACAAGTTTTTTGCGGGAAGAACCGACACCAATAAAGTTGCGATTTTCCCTGTTGATGAAAATATCTCGACTGGTGATTATGTTGATATAAAAATCGACAGAGTCACATCTGCCACCCTTTTTGGAGAAGTGGTAACGGTATTTGAAAAATATCAGGCATCGGCAGTTTAG
- a CDS encoding APC family permease — translation MKQIKNLLLGKPQDLNNPDIFHKISLAAFLAWVGLGADGLSSSAYGPDEAFRALGGHTSIAIFLAVATAVTVIIISYSYTKIIEHFPHGGGGYVVATKLLGSSFGVISGSALIVDYILTITVSIASGTSQVFSFLPLEWHYNIVYVNSVVIVILILMNLRGVKESISILVPIFLLFVVTHIVVIFGSFFIHIDNIASTAGDVVKDFNESSTTLGIGGMFLLFANAYSRGAGTYTGIEAVSNGIQIMREPKVKTAKRTMFYMAGSLAFTASAILIIYLLAGVKTVEGKTLNAVMIESMGIGTWFVILTLVAEALLLFVAAQTGFIDGPRVMANMAIDSWLPHRFSSLSDRLTMQDGIILIGTAALLILWYTDGSVDALVTMYSINVFVTFSLTQLGMTLFWIKKKGSLPHWKKNLTIHIVAFILCFSILTIVVVEKFLDGAWLTVIITMGLVLFCALIKRHYFKVMKKVRGLSEILLDIPVADDKSKETASKTIDKNEPVAVLLVSGYGGLGIHSILQLLKKFPKFYKQILFVSVGVIDSGVFKGSDEMENIRKYTQANVDKYIKFANELGLVAESRISVGTDVADEGSKLCLKVAEDFPLASFFSGKLVFEKEKFYQRLLHNETGASIQKRLTLQGIPMTVLPIRVWEK, via the coding sequence ATGAAACAAATAAAAAATCTCCTGTTGGGAAAGCCTCAGGATCTCAACAATCCTGATATTTTCCATAAAATATCGTTGGCAGCATTTCTTGCATGGGTAGGGTTGGGAGCGGACGGATTAAGTTCATCTGCCTATGGACCCGATGAAGCTTTCAGAGCTTTGGGGGGCCATACAAGCATTGCGATATTTCTAGCTGTTGCAACAGCAGTTACAGTAATAATAATATCGTATTCCTATACCAAAATTATTGAACATTTCCCTCACGGTGGAGGTGGTTATGTAGTCGCCACCAAACTGTTAGGAAGTTCGTTCGGTGTAATATCGGGAAGTGCCCTGATAGTGGATTATATTCTCACCATTACGGTTTCAATAGCCTCAGGGACATCCCAGGTTTTCAGTTTCCTTCCGTTAGAATGGCATTACAATATCGTTTATGTAAACTCAGTGGTAATTGTAATTCTGATATTGATGAATTTAAGAGGAGTAAAAGAATCAATTTCCATACTCGTCCCCATCTTTCTCCTATTTGTTGTCACCCACATTGTGGTAATCTTCGGATCTTTCTTTATTCACATTGACAACATCGCTTCCACAGCCGGTGATGTGGTGAAAGACTTCAATGAAAGTTCAACCACCCTCGGTATCGGAGGAATGTTTCTGTTGTTCGCAAATGCATATTCCAGGGGTGCAGGTACATATACCGGAATTGAAGCTGTTTCGAACGGTATCCAGATTATGCGTGAGCCCAAAGTAAAAACAGCCAAAAGAACGATGTTTTATATGGCAGGTTCGCTCGCATTTACTGCGTCAGCCATACTTATTATTTATCTTCTCGCAGGCGTTAAAACGGTTGAGGGGAAAACACTCAATGCCGTAATGATCGAATCGATGGGAATTGGCACTTGGTTTGTGATACTCACCCTCGTTGCGGAGGCACTTCTTCTTTTTGTGGCTGCACAGACGGGATTTATTGATGGTCCGAGAGTAATGGCTAACATGGCGATAGATTCGTGGTTGCCTCACAGATTCAGCTCACTTTCCGACCGTCTGACCATGCAGGATGGCATCATTCTGATCGGGACTGCAGCTCTGCTTATTCTCTGGTACACTGACGGAAGTGTTGATGCATTGGTTACAATGTACTCTATAAATGTATTTGTAACTTTTTCTTTGACGCAACTTGGAATGACCCTGTTTTGGATCAAGAAGAAGGGTTCGCTTCCTCACTGGAAGAAAAATCTCACAATTCACATCGTTGCATTCATACTCTGTTTCTCGATTCTTACAATTGTTGTTGTGGAGAAATTCCTCGATGGCGCGTGGTTAACTGTGATCATTACCATGGGACTCGTACTGTTCTGTGCATTAATAAAGCGACATTACTTCAAAGTCATGAAAAAGGTAAGGGGTCTCTCGGAGATACTGTTGGATATTCCAGTTGCAGACGATAAATCGAAAGAAACCGCTTCAAAAACCATCGATAAAAATGAACCTGTTGCGGTGCTCCTGGTTTCAGGTTATGGCGGATTGGGAATACACTCGATACTGCAATTGTTAAAAAAATTCCCGAAATTTTACAAACAGATTCTATTTGTATCAGTCGGTGTTATCGATTCGGGTGTTTTTAAGGGGAGTGACGAAATGGAGAACATCAGGAAATACACACAGGCTAATGTTGACAAATACATCAAATTTGCGAATGAGCTTGGACTGGTAGCCGAATCACGAATTTCTGTCGGTACCGATGTCGCGGATGAAGGTTCAAAGCTTTGTCTAAAGGTTGCCGAAGATTTCCCTCTTGCCTCATTCTTCAGCGGCAAACTTGTATTCGAGAAAGAGAAATTCTATCAAAGACTGCTCCACAACGAAACTGGTGCTTCGATTCAAAAACGACTCACTCTCCAAGGAATACCTATGACGGTACTTCCGATCAGGGTGTGGGAGAAATAG
- a CDS encoding PFL family protein: MNFEFSEILETIMMSEVEHFDIRTVTMGINLRDCSDRNINVVTQKIYEKITRLAGNHVRNAESVEAAYGLRIANKRVAVTPVSFIGDSFSSEEYVKIAEAMDRAAMEIGIDYIGGYSALVQKGMTPGEKNFILSIPQALATTKKVCSSVNIGSTKAGINIDAVKLMAQVIKETAYITREKFSIGCAKLVVFCNAVEDNPFIAGAFHGITEGDATLNVGVSGPGVVLEALKGHKGASIQDIAEVIKKTAFKITRAGELVGRKVAEKDGVEFGIVDISLAPTPAEGDSIADILKEIGLEDVGAPGTTAALAMLNDSVKKGGLMASSSVGGLSGAFIPVSEDQGMISAAEKGHLTIEKLEAMTAVCSVGLDMVAIPGDTPVNTIAGIIADEAAIGLINEKTTACRLIPAYGKSVGESVDYGGLLGKAPIMPVKVLSADVFFGRGGRIPAPVRSLTN; encoded by the coding sequence ATGAATTTTGAATTTTCTGAGATATTAGAAACCATCATGATGAGTGAGGTCGAACATTTCGACATCAGGACTGTCACTATGGGTATCAATTTGAGGGACTGCAGCGACAGGAACATCAATGTGGTTACACAAAAGATTTATGAAAAGATTACCCGTCTGGCAGGGAATCATGTGAGGAATGCCGAATCGGTCGAAGCTGCCTATGGGTTGAGGATTGCAAACAAGAGGGTGGCGGTTACTCCCGTTTCTTTTATTGGTGACAGTTTTTCATCTGAAGAGTATGTGAAGATAGCAGAAGCTATGGACAGGGCTGCTATGGAGATAGGGATCGATTACATCGGCGGATATTCTGCTTTGGTTCAGAAAGGGATGACTCCGGGTGAGAAAAATTTCATTCTATCCATTCCACAGGCACTTGCGACCACAAAAAAAGTATGCTCGAGCGTTAATATCGGGTCAACAAAAGCCGGAATCAATATCGACGCCGTAAAACTGATGGCACAGGTGATTAAAGAGACGGCTTACATAACGAGAGAAAAATTCTCGATTGGCTGTGCAAAGCTTGTGGTTTTCTGCAATGCGGTTGAAGACAATCCTTTCATTGCGGGTGCATTCCATGGAATAACCGAAGGAGATGCAACACTAAATGTCGGAGTAAGTGGTCCCGGAGTGGTTCTTGAGGCACTAAAGGGACACAAAGGGGCTTCAATTCAGGATATCGCAGAAGTTATCAAGAAAACAGCCTTCAAAATTACGCGTGCCGGTGAACTGGTCGGGAGAAAAGTTGCTGAAAAAGATGGTGTGGAATTTGGTATTGTCGATATTTCCCTTGCACCAACTCCTGCAGAAGGTGACAGTATTGCAGATATTCTGAAAGAGATCGGTTTGGAAGATGTCGGTGCCCCCGGAACCACCGCAGCACTCGCCATGCTGAATGACAGTGTGAAAAAGGGGGGACTTATGGCAAGTTCTTCCGTTGGCGGATTGAGCGGAGCTTTTATTCCTGTGAGTGAAGACCAGGGGATGATTTCTGCTGCCGAAAAGGGACATCTGACTATCGAAAAACTTGAAGCGATGACAGCAGTTTGTTCAGTTGGACTCGACATGGTCGCTATTCCCGGTGATACACCTGTGAACACCATTGCAGGAATCATAGCAGATGAGGCAGCCATCGGTTTGATAAATGAAAAAACGACTGCCTGCCGGCTTATACCGGCTTATGGCAAAAGTGTCGGTGAGTCGGTTGATTACGGTGGATTGCTGGGTAAAGCCCCGATAATGCCCGTGAAGGTTTTAAGCGCCGATGTTTTCTTCGGGAGAGGTGGAAGGATACCCGCTCCTGTTAGAAGTTTGACAAACTGA
- a CDS encoding ACT domain-containing protein — MKISEQLIWEITNKAIDVLGANASPDMVRDYVEKEIASMNVAPGSQEKFEGRVIVTSFGVNKPGIVAKITGSLASMEIDLQDISQKIMQNFYTLIMIIDITSSPKNLKEIQEELAKVAAELNVKIYAQHEDIFQYMFRI, encoded by the coding sequence TTGAAGATTTCAGAACAGTTGATTTGGGAAATAACCAACAAGGCAATAGATGTATTGGGCGCAAATGCGAGTCCCGATATGGTAAGAGATTATGTTGAAAAAGAAATTGCTTCTATGAATGTAGCGCCCGGCTCTCAGGAAAAATTTGAGGGAAGGGTAATAGTTACTTCTTTTGGAGTGAACAAACCCGGAATTGTTGCCAAAATTACCGGCTCTCTCGCATCCATGGAAATAGATCTCCAGGATATTTCACAGAAGATCATGCAAAATTTCTATACTCTTATCATGATCATTGACATCACCAGTTCGCCGAAAAACCTGAAGGAAATTCAGGAGGAGCTTGCCAAAGTTGCAGCCGAACTTAATGTGAAAATCTATGCCCAGCACGAGGATATTTTTCAGTATATGTTCAGGATTTAG
- the yidD gene encoding membrane protein insertion efficiency factor YidD, with protein sequence MNRLIVFVWLFCGVIYGQSWEAVRVDYAEEIPVKKKYYEIKGDVPEVVFRVLVNGYRLFISEPDGENCPFSPSCSRFFVEALGETNIVEAVLLTSDRLIRDTSFDNKYKHYHIDKYGYLIDPPSRYIKRK encoded by the coding sequence ATGAACCGGCTGATAGTTTTTGTTTGGCTGTTTTGTGGAGTTATTTACGGGCAGTCATGGGAGGCGGTCAGGGTTGATTATGCCGAAGAGATACCTGTAAAGAAGAAATATTATGAAATAAAAGGCGATGTTCCTGAAGTTGTGTTTAGAGTTTTGGTAAATGGATATCGCCTTTTTATTTCGGAACCTGATGGCGAGAATTGTCCCTTTTCCCCGAGTTGTTCAAGGTTTTTTGTCGAGGCACTCGGAGAAACAAATATAGTTGAGGCTGTGTTGTTGACATCCGACAGGTTGATCAGGGACACAAGTTTCGACAATAAATACAAGCATTACCACATTGACAAATATGGTTACCTGATTGACCCCCCATCCCGTTACATAAAACGGAAATAA